In one window of Desulfurella sp. DNA:
- the hxsD gene encoding His-Xaa-Ser system protein HxsD translates to MKEIIVQIEENKLLIELKKQFYEKEAVFAAAYKFTNLCSIIIEPTDDYSIGVYFQLLKDNDKVDLEKIAKDFCNEVLDQQVRLDLEKRYGNIKNLIVQQAFNPIKNLKDSINE, encoded by the coding sequence ATGAAAGAAATAATTGTTCAAATCGAAGAAAATAAATTATTAATTGAATTAAAAAAACAATTTTATGAAAAGGAAGCTGTTTTTGCTGCTGCTTATAAATTTACAAATCTTTGTTCTATAATAATTGAACCAACAGATGATTATTCTATAGGCGTTTATTTTCAGTTATTGAAGGATAATGATAAGGTTGATTTAGAAAAAATTGCAAAGGATTTTTGTAATGAAGTTCTAGATCAACAAGTTAGATTAGATTTAGAGAAAAGATACGGAAATATAAAAAATTTAATAGTTCAGCAGGCGTTCAATCCCATTAAAAATTTGAAAGATAGTATAAATGAATGA